One window from the genome of Rufibacter tibetensis encodes:
- a CDS encoding porin family protein has product MKKLLLLVVLFVIAANSTHAQHMNLGIKGGLNLYSISNSNYNTKEHFNAGLLSHFHLSDRVGLQPEIMFSGQGGKLNNSSNPRLNLSYINVPVLLQYMYNNGFRLQAGPQIGYLVSANSKNDGVSTDVKSGFNSLDFGISAGVSYVFVQTGIGLDARYNHGISNINENNANRSTNRGFQLGVFYMFKHN; this is encoded by the coding sequence ATGAAAAAACTACTTTTACTCGTTGTGCTGTTTGTTATAGCAGCTAATAGCACACATGCACAGCACATGAACCTGGGCATAAAAGGCGGATTAAATTTATATAGCATAAGCAACTCGAACTACAATACTAAAGAACACTTTAACGCTGGTTTACTCAGCCACTTCCACCTATCTGACCGCGTAGGTTTACAACCTGAAATTATGTTCTCGGGCCAGGGGGGGAAATTAAATAACTCTTCCAATCCCCGGTTAAACCTGAGCTACATCAATGTACCCGTTTTGCTTCAGTACATGTATAACAATGGTTTCCGGTTACAGGCTGGTCCGCAAATAGGGTACTTGGTTAGTGCAAATTCAAAAAATGATGGTGTTAGCACCGATGTGAAAAGTGGATTTAATTCACTCGATTTTGGGATTAGCGCAGGTGTAAGTTATGTGTTTGTACAAACAGGCATTGGCCTGGATGCCCGTTACAACCATGGAATCAGTAACATAAACGAAAATAACGCCAACAGATCTACGAACCGTGGCTTTCAGTTAGGAGTGTTTTATATGTTTAAGCACAATTAA
- a CDS encoding DUF3575 domain-containing protein, translated as MTKALTLLLLFSALNSFAQELPATDTTKAQSINATSPSQGIIPSDPASKQEVFRRNIVKMNLSSLAFNNYSFSYERSLTRKMTLVAGYSFIPKSIVSSIPLVEKGLDQSAEDEDDLIEQLQNSTIANKAYTGELRFYSGKKPGARGLYLALYGRYMNLDATYSHEYETDSRTYEIPIDGKITGLGGGLMVGAQWLIAKRITFDWYIMGGHLGKMKLDLDGKSDLSTMTPAERKELEEEIESVNDDLPWNPKVDATVTSNGVNVKGNAPFAGIRGLGFSFGIAF; from the coding sequence ATGACTAAAGCCCTTACTCTCCTCTTGCTCTTTTCGGCTCTTAACAGTTTTGCCCAGGAACTACCTGCAACAGACACGACAAAGGCACAATCAATTAATGCTACTTCACCTTCGCAGGGGATCATTCCATCTGATCCAGCATCTAAGCAGGAAGTATTCCGGAGAAACATAGTTAAGATGAACCTTTCTTCGCTTGCCTTCAACAATTACAGCTTTAGTTATGAACGGTCATTAACCAGAAAAATGACTCTGGTGGCGGGGTATTCATTTATTCCTAAATCAATTGTGTCGTCCATTCCGCTGGTGGAAAAAGGTTTGGACCAATCTGCGGAGGACGAAGACGACCTTATTGAACAACTCCAGAATTCTACCATTGCCAACAAGGCCTATACTGGTGAACTCAGGTTTTACTCGGGCAAGAAACCAGGAGCAAGAGGCTTATACCTGGCCCTATATGGTCGCTACATGAATCTGGACGCCACCTACTCTCATGAGTATGAAACTGACTCCAGGACTTACGAAATCCCGATAGATGGTAAAATCACAGGATTAGGAGGCGGATTGATGGTAGGCGCCCAGTGGCTCATCGCTAAAAGAATAACCTTTGACTGGTATATCATGGGGGGGCATCTCGGGAAAATGAAGCTTGACTTAGATGGCAAGTCAGACCTAAGTACCATGACTCCTGCTGAAAGAAAGGAGTTAGAGGAAGAGATTGAGTCTGTTAATGATGACCTGCCTTGGAACCCTAAGGTAGACGCCACTGTGACTAGCAATGGGGTAAACGTAAAAGGGAATGCACCCTTTGCAGGAATCAGAGGCCTCGGCTTCTCTTTTGGTATAGCATTCTAA
- a CDS encoding response regulator: MVRKVLLVDDDDISTFLNIELMDRMAFAEETVVATNGQEAHEVLLTTCCSSNVSECHLDLILLDINMPVLDGFGFLEEYGKMDLCCAPKVVLLSSSNHPDDLEKAKQHGLPILTKPLTTENLTIILSELSKVVVETPNK, translated from the coding sequence ATGGTCAGGAAAGTCCTTTTAGTTGATGATGATGACATTTCTACGTTTCTGAACATAGAACTCATGGACCGCATGGCCTTTGCTGAAGAAACGGTAGTAGCCACAAACGGCCAGGAGGCGCACGAGGTATTGCTTACTACTTGTTGCTCCTCCAACGTTTCTGAATGTCACCTTGACCTAATTCTCCTTGATATCAACATGCCTGTATTAGACGGCTTCGGATTTCTGGAGGAATACGGCAAAATGGATCTTTGCTGCGCTCCTAAAGTAGTTCTCCTGTCCTCTTCAAATCACCCAGATGACTTAGAGAAAGCCAAACAGCATGGACTCCCCATTCTTACTAAGCCCCTGACTACAGAAAACCTCACCATTATTCTAAGTGAACTCTCTAAAGTGGTTGTAGAGACTCCTAACAAGTAA
- a CDS encoding cold-shock protein, translating to MNKGTVKFFNDEKGFGFIKDAASGQEYFVHVSGTSEELRENDEVTFDLQEGRKGLNAVNVKRA from the coding sequence ATGAATAAAGGAACAGTAAAATTCTTCAATGACGAGAAAGGCTTCGGGTTCATTAAAGATGCAGCATCAGGTCAAGAGTATTTCGTACATGTCTCTGGAACATCTGAAGAACTCAGAGAAAACGACGAGGTAACCTTTGATCTTCAAGAAGGAAGAAAAGGATTGAACGCGGTTAATGTTAAACGCGCTTAG
- a CDS encoding cold-shock protein, whose protein sequence is MGRSQETFSKKEKEKKKLKKRQDKEQKKEERTASSSKGKGIDEMMAYVDDNGNITSTPPDPNKKKTIIKQEDIQIGISKQAELDPADLIRKGTITFFNTSKGYGFIKDHESQESIFVHQNALNSTVQENDKVTFEVEKGIKGLNAINVKLID, encoded by the coding sequence ATGGGTAGATCACAAGAAACCTTTAGTAAAAAAGAAAAAGAGAAGAAAAAATTAAAGAAACGCCAGGACAAGGAACAGAAGAAGGAAGAACGTACTGCCAGTTCCAGCAAAGGAAAAGGCATTGACGAAATGATGGCCTACGTTGACGACAACGGCAATATCACCTCCACTCCCCCAGACCCAAACAAGAAGAAGACGATCATCAAGCAGGAAGACATCCAGATTGGAATCTCCAAGCAAGCAGAACTAGATCCCGCTGATCTCATCAGAAAAGGGACTATTACCTTCTTCAATACTTCTAAAGGGTACGGGTTCATCAAAGACCATGAATCACAGGAAAGCATATTTGTACACCAAAATGCTTTGAACAGCACCGTTCAGGAAAACGATAAAGTAACGTTTGAGGTAGAGAAAGGCATCAAAGGCCTAAATGCTATTAACGTGAAACTGATTGACTAA
- a CDS encoding DUF3037 domain-containing protein, with the protein MQEKHLFEYATLRVVPCVEREEFLNVGVILYCPAQGFLKTVYQLDPARLTAFSSELDQEELQERLQVFETICTGGKAGGTIGRLPIASRFRWLTATRSTIVQTSAVHPGLCTNAQETLDRLHTQLVK; encoded by the coding sequence ATGCAAGAAAAGCACTTATTTGAATACGCCACTTTGCGGGTAGTTCCGTGCGTAGAGCGCGAGGAATTTCTCAATGTGGGTGTCATTCTATACTGCCCCGCGCAAGGATTCCTGAAAACTGTCTATCAACTTGATCCAGCCAGGCTTACTGCTTTCTCTTCTGAGCTAGACCAGGAGGAACTGCAGGAACGGTTACAGGTATTCGAAACTATCTGTACCGGCGGCAAAGCAGGCGGAACCATAGGGAGGTTACCCATTGCTTCGCGTTTCAGATGGTTAACCGCTACCAGAAGCACCATTGTCCAGACCTCTGCGGTTCACCCCGGCTTATGTACAAACGCCCAGGAAACACTTGACCGGCTGCATACTCAATTGGTAAAGTAA
- a CDS encoding HipA family kinase produces the protein MKHTQPELRSVNVVRYVTPLREGGSLPAIIEADDDFLYVLKFRGAGQGVKALIAELVAGELARVLGLRIPELVFANLDESFGRAEPDEEIQDLLQFSVGLNLGLHYLSRAITFDSLVTTVDARLASQIVWLDCLITNVDRTARNTNMLMWHKELWLIDHGAAFYFHHSWQNWKEQAKRPFVQVKDHVLLPQATQLTEVDAEFKALLSPEQIQSIVSLIPDDWLTGDSPFATPEEHRQAYAQFLEARLAHTDIFIQEAQHARKALI, from the coding sequence ATGAAGCATACGCAACCTGAACTAAGATCAGTCAATGTGGTCAGGTATGTAACCCCCTTGCGCGAAGGCGGCTCTTTGCCCGCCATCATTGAAGCCGACGATGATTTCCTATATGTGTTGAAGTTCAGAGGCGCCGGACAGGGAGTGAAAGCCCTTATTGCCGAACTGGTGGCCGGAGAACTTGCCCGGGTTTTAGGGTTGAGAATACCCGAACTGGTTTTTGCCAACTTAGATGAAAGCTTCGGCCGTGCCGAACCAGATGAGGAAATCCAGGACCTGCTGCAGTTCAGCGTAGGGCTCAACCTGGGGCTTCATTACCTGTCCAGAGCCATTACCTTTGATTCGTTAGTCACCACAGTAGATGCCCGGTTAGCGTCCCAGATTGTGTGGCTGGACTGTTTGATTACCAATGTAGACCGCACCGCCCGCAACACCAACATGCTCATGTGGCACAAAGAGCTTTGGTTGATTGATCATGGTGCAGCCTTTTACTTTCATCATTCCTGGCAGAACTGGAAGGAGCAGGCCAAACGTCCTTTTGTGCAGGTGAAAGACCACGTGTTGCTGCCCCAAGCCACGCAATTAACAGAAGTAGATGCAGAATTCAAGGCCCTGCTTTCTCCTGAGCAGATTCAATCTATTGTATCTTTGATCCCAGATGACTGGCTTACGGGAGATTCACCGTTTGCCACCCCAGAAGAACACCGGCAGGCGTACGCACAGTTTTTAGAGGCCCGTCTGGCCCATACCGATATTTTTATCCAGGAAGCGCAGCATGCAAGAAAAGCACTTATTTGA
- a CDS encoding DUF3943 domain-containing protein, protein MKYIFSSIFFLCFLSMSQAQIITAPDSIKPGRGAREAQLEQIKERKKRLFTDAEGGTEPKNAFLLDTTLFNKYGDLLHDDPEYNKRQTIWKPTAQVVGVNALFMGYNRYMAKADYGYVSRETWKKNLRSEPEWDTDEFGINFIGHPYQGTLYFNAARSQGYNYWQSLPFAVTGSLTWEYFGENTLPSYNDMIYTPLNGAALGEILYRLSSNILDDRTRGRERALREIAAGVVNPVRGLNRLLQGKTFQVTNKEVYEKEPINITLFAGVHRQNKRQDDLFGPGDTKGMLNVQVDYGNPFELQKRKPFDLFRFRAEFSKGGDDTISGTINNITGYGLIFGRNGHLGKLDVLTGLLQYYDYWNTRNFDLGALGFGGGLFTRLPLTNQLNLYTNAHLGVIPLAGNSTRFAPDENGLRDYVYTTGLHGKIESTLSLGKYASAAFVYYHYWLKTFEGLEGTNSIGIIRPRITVQVYKNLSMGYEHFGYTTNRRLVAYPTQRSVVTDQKIFLQLFLQDPQRKGRYN, encoded by the coding sequence ATGAAATACATTTTCTCTTCTATCTTTTTTCTCTGTTTCCTAAGTATGTCGCAGGCGCAAATTATAACCGCGCCAGACTCTATCAAACCCGGTCGGGGCGCCCGAGAAGCGCAACTGGAACAGATAAAGGAACGCAAAAAAAGGTTGTTCACCGATGCAGAGGGAGGTACTGAGCCGAAGAATGCTTTTCTTTTGGATACCACGCTGTTCAACAAGTATGGAGACCTACTCCATGATGATCCTGAATACAACAAGCGGCAAACCATTTGGAAACCCACCGCCCAGGTAGTAGGAGTAAACGCCCTCTTTATGGGATACAACCGGTACATGGCCAAAGCAGATTACGGCTACGTAAGCCGGGAGACCTGGAAGAAGAACCTTCGTTCTGAACCTGAGTGGGACACAGATGAGTTTGGCATAAACTTCATTGGCCATCCGTACCAGGGCACCCTGTATTTCAATGCCGCTCGGTCGCAGGGCTACAATTACTGGCAGTCGCTTCCTTTTGCCGTGACCGGAAGCCTGACCTGGGAGTACTTCGGGGAAAACACTTTGCCTTCCTACAATGACATGATTTATACTCCTTTGAACGGGGCTGCTTTGGGCGAAATCCTCTATCGACTGAGTTCCAACATACTGGATGACCGTACCCGGGGCCGGGAGAGGGCGCTGCGGGAGATTGCCGCCGGAGTGGTAAACCCCGTACGAGGTTTGAACCGCCTCTTGCAGGGTAAAACCTTCCAGGTCACCAACAAAGAGGTATACGAAAAAGAACCCATCAACATTACGTTGTTTGCCGGGGTACACCGCCAGAACAAACGGCAGGACGATCTATTCGGGCCGGGAGATACCAAGGGAATGCTGAACGTGCAGGTAGATTATGGGAATCCTTTTGAGCTGCAGAAACGCAAGCCGTTTGACTTGTTCCGCTTTCGGGCCGAATTCAGCAAAGGCGGCGATGACACCATTTCTGGGACCATCAACAACATTACCGGGTACGGCCTCATCTTCGGGCGGAACGGGCACCTGGGAAAGCTGGATGTGCTCACCGGTCTCTTACAGTACTATGATTATTGGAACACCCGCAACTTTGACCTTGGGGCCCTTGGCTTTGGAGGAGGGCTTTTTACCAGGCTTCCGCTTACAAACCAATTGAACCTATACACCAACGCGCACCTGGGAGTAATTCCCCTGGCCGGGAACAGCACCCGTTTTGCCCCAGATGAAAATGGCCTTCGGGATTATGTCTACACCACCGGGTTGCACGGAAAAATTGAAAGTACGTTGAGCTTGGGCAAGTATGCCTCGGCTGCCTTTGTATACTACCACTACTGGCTTAAAACCTTTGAAGGCTTGGAAGGGACAAATTCCATTGGCATCATCAGGCCCCGCATCACCGTGCAGGTGTACAAAAACTTAAGCATGGGTTACGAGCATTTTGGGTACACCACCAACCGACGCTTAGTAGCTTACCCAACCCAACGTTCCGTGGTTACTGACCAAAAGATTTTCCTGCAGCTGTTCCTGCAAGACCCGCAGCGGAAGGGCCGGTATAACTAA
- the msrB gene encoding peptide-methionine (R)-S-oxide reductase MsrB yields the protein MMRWIDVIKYAKYSNPEPDRLVVKTEAEWQQSLTPAQFQILRLKGTESPYRNAFCRSYEPGVYACAGCGSLLFNSTEKYHAISGWPSFTQPITKGAIKYLFDDSHLMQRIEVQCNVCDGHLGHVFPDGPEPSGLRYCINSESMIRLDPISEKDAENT from the coding sequence ATGATGCGGTGGATAGACGTGATCAAGTATGCGAAATACAGCAACCCAGAACCTGACCGTTTGGTAGTTAAAACTGAGGCTGAATGGCAGCAATCCCTCACCCCTGCCCAGTTCCAGATCCTGCGGCTGAAAGGAACCGAATCTCCGTACCGAAATGCTTTCTGCCGATCTTATGAACCCGGCGTATATGCCTGTGCCGGCTGTGGCAGTCTCTTGTTCAACTCCACTGAGAAGTACCACGCCATTTCCGGGTGGCCAAGCTTTACCCAACCTATCACCAAAGGAGCCATTAAGTACTTGTTTGACGACAGCCACCTCATGCAACGCATAGAGGTGCAGTGCAATGTCTGCGATGGTCACCTAGGTCACGTGTTCCCTGATGGGCCAGAACCCAGTGGCTTACGCTACTGCATCAATTCTGAAAGCATGATCAGATTAGACCCTATTTCGGAAAAAGATGCAGAAAACACCTGA